A section of the Oryza sativa Japonica Group chromosome 1, ASM3414082v1 genome encodes:
- the LOC4327440 gene encoding KH domain-containing protein SPIN1-like, whose protein sequence is MEALTNAEKCFSPARAMSPLPLVRPPPSPGAAGQYLAELLQEQQKIGPFVQVLPICGRLLNQEIMRMSAIVSHLGVREHDRLPIASPNQMHPLPQVPNFCGNGFNPWTGTLPEKNGFPRGTMGWEGAAHDPSYIVKKIVRLEVPTDAYPHFNFIGRLLGPRGNSLKRVEASTGCRVFIRGKGSIKDPIKEEQLKGRPGYEHLSDPTHILIEAELPADVIDTRLAQAQEILEDLLKPVEESQDFLKRQQLRELAVLNSTYREDSPHQNGSASPFSNGSTKLGKQ, encoded by the exons atggaGGCGTTGACGAACGCGGAGAAATGCTTCTCCCCTGCCAGGGCGATGTCCCCGCTGCCGCTGGTgaggccgccgccatcaccgggCGCTGCCGG TCAGTACCTGGCAGAGTTGCTGCAGGAACAGCAGAAGATTGGTCCCTTTGTGCAGGTGCTCCCAATCTGCGGCAGGCTGTTGAATCAAG AGATAATGAGAATGTCTGCTATTGTTTCGCACCTTGGAGTAAGGGAACATGATAGGCTGCCCATTGCAAGTCCAAACCAGATGCATCCGTTGCCGCAGGTGCCTAATTTTTGCGGGAATGGATTCAATCCATGGACTGGGACGCTCCCAGAG AAAAATGGCTTTCCTCGGGGAACTATGGGTTGGGAAGGTGCAGCACATGACCCATCTTACATTGTGAAGAAGATCGTGCGGCTGGAAGTTCCAACAGATGCTTATCCTCAT TTCAATTTTATTGGCCGTCTGCTTGGGCCAAGGGGAAACTCACTGAAGAGAGTTGAAGCCTCAACAGGTTGCCGGGTTTTCATCAGAGGGAAGGGCTCCATAAAAGATCCCATCAAG GAGGAACAATTGAAGGGAAGGCCTGGCTATGAACATTTGAGTGATCCGACACATATCTTGATTGAAGCTGAATTACCTGCTGATGTCATTGACACAAGACTAGCACAAGCTCAAGAAATACTAGAGGACTTGTTGAAACCAGTG GAGGAGTCACAAGACTTTCTCAAGAGGCAACAGCTTAGAGAGCTTGCTGTGCTGAACTCCACATATCGAGAGGATAGCCCCCATCAAAATGGCAGTGCCTCTCCCTTCAGCAATGGTAGCACAAAACTCGGGAAGCAATGA